From the Bremerella alba genome, one window contains:
- the rplT gene encoding 50S ribosomal protein L20: protein MRTTYGKARHKSKKRLFKKARGNRGGRGNLLRSVKETLVRAGVYAYRDRKVRKREFRKLWIIRLNAAARERGIRYSEFIHGLKKAGINLDRKVLSEMAIHDPGAFDAIAEEVKAALAA, encoded by the coding sequence ATGAGAACAACTTACGGCAAGGCACGCCATAAGTCGAAGAAACGCCTCTTTAAGAAGGCCCGGGGTAATCGTGGTGGTCGTGGCAATCTGCTGCGTAGCGTCAAGGAAACCCTCGTCCGCGCTGGCGTTTATGCCTATCGCGACCGTAAGGTCCGCAAGCGTGAATTTCGCAAGCTCTGGATCATCCGCCTTAACGCGGCTGCTCGCGAACGTGGCATTCGTTACAGCGAATTCATTCACGGCCTGAAGAAAGCCGGTATCAACTTGGATCGAAAGGTATTGTCGGAAATGGCAATCCACGACCCAGGTGCATTCGATGCCATCGCTGAAGAAGTCAAGGCTGCCCTGGCCGCCTAA
- the rpmI gene encoding 50S ribosomal protein L35, whose amino-acid sequence MMPKMKTHKGTKKRFRITGNGKIKHRQCGTSHLANRMSHKRKRNLRGTTVLAEAESVALRLALGKYSY is encoded by the coding sequence ATCATGCCTAAGATGAAGACCCATAAGGGTACCAAAAAGCGTTTCCGCATTACCGGAAACGGCAAGATCAAGCACCGTCAGTGCGGTACGAGCCACTTGGCAAACCGTATGAGCCACAAGCGGAAGCGAAACCTCCGCGGTACTACTGTTTTGGCTGAAGCCGAATCGGTGGCTCTACGCTTAGCATTAGGCAAGTACAGCTACTAG
- a CDS encoding glycosyltransferase family 4 protein: MQQADQSTSDPLTIAYLTAGGAGMFCGSCMRDNTVARAMHHLGHDVHLLPMYTPIRVDEEDVSEKTLFYGGINVYMEQNVPGYRFLPDMVTRWLDQEWIIRWATSRGIETSAKQLGGLTLSVLKGKDGNQRKEAQRLAKWVAEELRPQVVNFSNMMIAGTAPLLKEKIDCPILVTLQGDDIFMDDLPEPYRSKCFAQIRELATHVDGFIVFSNYYADYMAEYFGVPRAKFHLVPLGIDLSDFPEKLDRQTDVERPPTIGYLARMAPEKGLHVLVDAFMHLRAIPGMEDARLKIAGWAGKQQQPYLDQQFAKLRSAGHFDGCEYLGTVDRAGKLAFLHSIDVLSVPTVYREPKGLFVLEAWSAGVPVVQPEHGAFPELIAATGGGHLVPPEDPIALAEKLAEVLVSRESSRALGKAASEMVRTKFAAHVAASETVEVYRSMLARKSR; the protein is encoded by the coding sequence ATGCAGCAAGCCGATCAATCAACTTCCGACCCGCTCACCATTGCTTACCTCACCGCCGGGGGGGCTGGCATGTTTTGCGGTAGCTGCATGCGCGACAACACCGTCGCCAGGGCTATGCATCATTTAGGGCACGATGTTCATTTGCTGCCGATGTATACGCCCATTCGTGTCGACGAAGAGGACGTCAGCGAAAAGACACTCTTCTATGGCGGCATCAATGTGTATATGGAACAGAACGTGCCTGGGTATCGGTTTCTGCCGGACATGGTGACACGATGGCTCGACCAAGAGTGGATCATTCGTTGGGCCACGTCCCGCGGAATCGAGACAAGCGCGAAGCAGCTAGGCGGGCTAACCTTGTCGGTGCTCAAAGGGAAGGACGGCAACCAGCGCAAGGAAGCACAGCGTCTGGCAAAGTGGGTCGCCGAAGAACTTCGCCCGCAGGTGGTCAATTTCAGCAATATGATGATCGCTGGCACGGCGCCGCTGTTGAAAGAGAAAATCGATTGCCCGATACTCGTGACCCTGCAAGGGGACGACATCTTCATGGATGACTTGCCCGAGCCGTACCGATCGAAGTGCTTTGCCCAGATCCGCGAGTTGGCAACCCACGTCGACGGTTTCATCGTTTTCAGCAACTACTATGCGGACTATATGGCCGAGTATTTCGGCGTTCCGCGAGCGAAATTTCACCTGGTGCCGCTGGGAATCGATTTAAGCGATTTCCCTGAGAAGCTTGACCGGCAAACTGACGTCGAGCGTCCACCCACGATCGGCTACCTTGCGCGGATGGCTCCCGAGAAAGGCTTACACGTGCTGGTCGATGCGTTCATGCATTTACGGGCAATCCCTGGGATGGAAGACGCGCGGCTCAAGATCGCTGGCTGGGCCGGCAAGCAGCAGCAGCCTTACCTGGACCAGCAGTTCGCCAAGCTGCGTAGTGCGGGGCACTTTGATGGATGCGAGTACCTGGGAACGGTAGATCGGGCCGGCAAGCTGGCCTTTTTGCATTCGATCGACGTCTTATCAGTGCCGACGGTGTACCGCGAGCCGAAGGGGCTTTTCGTGCTCGAGGCCTGGTCGGCTGGCGTGCCGGTGGTGCAGCCAGAGCATGGAGCGTTTCCCGAATTGATTGCCGCAACCGGAGGTGGTCACTTGGTTCCGCCTGAAGACCCTATCGCACTCGCGGAAAAACTCGCCGAGGTGCTTGTCAGTCGAGAATCTTCCCGGGCGTTGGGAAAGGCCGCATCGGAAATGGTCCGCACAAAATTCGCCGCCCACGTCGCCGCGTCCGAGACGGTTGAGGTTTATCGCTCGATGCTTGCACGCAAGTCTCGCTGA
- a CDS encoding glycosyltransferase: MKSSIIVTTHNRSSYLDKVLHGYLHQTVKPHQVVIADDGSTDDTPDVIRKYQQEADFPIVHAWHPFGGMPQLCKARNAATRLCTGEYLIYTDGDCIPGPMFVADHQKLAKPGYFTQGRRNFLTYQAFDTFQGNENSWQLFKYWLSGGLTKLHLLVHIPGLAVRSHGMRGIRGCNIATWRKDVDAINGWNEEFVGFWREDSEFITRLMRTGVKRQNALYSAVLFHMEHEKFFNQEDFDRNNALWEKSQTGSIYVEKGMMPPPRLLPISVDDVTSETLHKKAA, translated from the coding sequence ATGAAATCGTCGATCATCGTCACCACCCACAATCGGTCGTCCTACCTGGATAAGGTTCTGCACGGCTACCTCCATCAAACCGTCAAGCCTCACCAGGTCGTCATTGCCGACGATGGCTCTACGGATGATACGCCGGATGTGATCCGAAAGTACCAGCAAGAGGCCGACTTCCCGATCGTGCATGCCTGGCACCCCTTTGGCGGAATGCCGCAGCTCTGCAAGGCCCGCAATGCGGCAACGCGGCTATGCACCGGCGAATACCTGATCTATACCGATGGAGATTGCATCCCTGGCCCGATGTTTGTGGCCGACCATCAAAAGCTGGCCAAGCCGGGCTACTTCACTCAAGGCCGCCGAAACTTCCTCACTTACCAAGCGTTCGATACCTTTCAAGGGAACGAGAATAGCTGGCAGCTTTTCAAGTATTGGCTCAGCGGTGGGCTCACCAAGCTTCACCTGCTAGTCCACATCCCAGGATTGGCCGTTCGCAGCCACGGCATGCGAGGAATCCGCGGTTGTAACATCGCCACCTGGCGAAAAGATGTCGATGCGATCAATGGCTGGAACGAAGAGTTCGTTGGCTTCTGGCGTGAAGACAGCGAGTTTATAACCCGTCTGATGAGAACCGGCGTGAAGCGTCAAAACGCGCTCTATTCTGCGGTCCTATTCCATATGGAGCACGAGAAGTTCTTCAACCAGGAAGACTTCGACCGTAACAACGCACTGTGGGAAAAGTCGCAGACCGGCTCGATTTACGTCGAAAAGGGAATGATGCCCCCGCCGCGACTACTACCGATATCAGTCGACGACGTGACCTCCGAAACGCTCCACAAAAAGGCTGCCTGA
- the infC gene encoding translation initiation factor IF-3 — MALRNSSRDRDRDQNRDQTRINDRIRISPIRVISADGEQLGVLPTDEALSIAREGGLDLVEVAPGAKPPVCRIMDYGKFKYQQSKKQHKNQSHHTKTKEIRLRPKTGDHDIEFKVKQAITFLQHKDKVQVSIQFKGREMAHVEEGHRVMAQVIELLVAEAGKLESPPKQMGRRIMATVSPKAG, encoded by the coding sequence ATCGCCCTGCGAAATTCGTCTCGCGATCGAGACCGCGATCAGAATCGCGACCAGACTCGAATCAACGATCGCATTAGAATCTCACCAATTCGAGTCATTTCTGCTGACGGGGAACAGTTAGGCGTTCTGCCTACTGACGAAGCCTTGTCCATTGCTCGAGAAGGTGGTTTGGACCTTGTCGAAGTTGCCCCTGGCGCAAAACCGCCAGTGTGTCGCATCATGGATTACGGCAAGTTCAAGTATCAGCAAAGCAAGAAGCAGCACAAAAACCAGTCGCACCATACCAAGACGAAAGAAATCCGTCTGCGTCCCAAGACTGGTGACCATGATATCGAATTCAAGGTCAAGCAAGCGATTACCTTTTTGCAGCACAAAGACAAAGTCCAGGTCTCGATCCAGTTCAAGGGTCGCGAAATGGCCCACGTTGAAGAGGGGCATCGCGTGATGGCCCAAGTTATCGAACTTCTCGTCGCAGAAGCCGGTAAGCTTGAGTCACCTCCCAAACAAATGGGACGCCGGATCATGGCAACCGTTTCCCCTAAAGCGGGCTAG
- the thrS gene encoding threonine--tRNA ligase has product MLEVILPDGSKKEFDHAVTPMEVAADIGPGLAKATLAGEIDGNVVGFDTKLPDEGSVNLRLLTKKDEEALGVMRHSCAHIMARAVMRLYDGVQLAFGPTIEGGFYYDFDLEHKLSEEDFPAIEAEMKKIIKQDEPFERIERDRDESLQVVKDLGQVYKIEHIETGLKDHASMSFYQQGEFVDLCRGPHIPRPKAIGAYKILSVAGAYWKGDSDNRQLQRLYATAFFNKDDLEAHLTKIEEAKRRDHRVLGRQLDLFSINPLVGQGLILWSPKGTIIRNLLTEFVGEQLKKFEYLPVVTPNIGKVDLYKISGHYPFYKDSQFAPIHQADDEEYLLKPMNCPHHIMIYKSRPRSYRELPYRLSEFGTVYRYEQSGELNGMTRVRGFTQDDAHIFCTDEQVEDEFRKCIQMTQYVLSSLGLTDYRVRLGFRDPDSGKYVGKEAVWDQAEEALVRVCKNMGITATAEAGEAAFYGPKADFVVNDCLGREWQLGTVQLDYNLPSAERFDLEYIGKDNQPHRPVMIHRAPFGSLERFMGVLIEHFAGAFPLWLAPEQIRILTVSQKFDEYALKVEKELQTAGFRVSGDYRPEKIGAKIRAAQLELIPYMFIIGGREMDEEAVSVRDRIDGDLGSMKIQQAIDKLKEEVANRVVRQVFKGSAGLGTSGTATTSEGY; this is encoded by the coding sequence ATGCTCGAAGTCATTCTTCCCGACGGATCTAAGAAAGAATTCGATCACGCCGTGACCCCGATGGAGGTTGCCGCCGATATTGGGCCTGGCTTGGCCAAGGCTACCTTGGCGGGCGAGATCGACGGCAACGTCGTTGGCTTTGATACCAAGCTGCCGGACGAAGGTAGCGTCAATCTTCGCCTGTTGACCAAGAAGGACGAAGAGGCCTTGGGGGTCATGCGGCATAGCTGTGCCCACATCATGGCCCGGGCTGTCATGCGGCTGTACGACGGAGTGCAACTGGCGTTCGGCCCGACCATCGAGGGGGGCTTCTATTACGACTTCGATCTCGAGCACAAGCTTTCCGAAGAAGACTTCCCGGCAATCGAAGCCGAGATGAAGAAGATCATCAAGCAAGACGAACCGTTCGAGCGCATCGAACGCGATCGAGATGAATCGCTGCAGGTCGTCAAAGACCTGGGCCAGGTGTACAAGATCGAACACATCGAGACCGGGCTCAAAGACCACGCGTCGATGTCGTTCTACCAGCAAGGCGAATTCGTCGACCTTTGCCGCGGCCCCCATATTCCTCGGCCTAAAGCGATCGGCGCGTACAAAATCCTCTCGGTCGCCGGCGCTTACTGGAAAGGGGATTCCGACAATCGCCAGTTGCAGCGGCTATATGCGACTGCTTTCTTTAACAAGGACGACCTGGAAGCCCACCTGACCAAGATCGAAGAAGCCAAACGCCGCGACCACCGCGTGCTGGGTCGGCAGTTGGATTTGTTCTCGATCAATCCGCTGGTAGGGCAGGGGCTTATCCTCTGGTCGCCCAAAGGAACCATCATTCGCAACTTGCTGACCGAGTTCGTGGGAGAACAGCTCAAGAAATTCGAGTACCTTCCGGTCGTCACCCCCAACATCGGCAAGGTCGACCTGTACAAGATCTCGGGGCACTATCCTTTCTACAAGGACAGCCAGTTCGCCCCCATTCATCAGGCCGACGACGAGGAATACCTCCTCAAGCCGATGAATTGCCCGCATCACATCATGATCTATAAGTCACGGCCACGCAGTTATCGTGAATTGCCGTATCGCTTGTCCGAATTCGGAACCGTCTACCGCTACGAGCAATCGGGCGAATTGAACGGCATGACTCGCGTGCGTGGGTTTACCCAAGACGATGCGCACATCTTCTGCACCGACGAGCAAGTCGAAGACGAGTTCCGTAAGTGCATCCAGATGACTCAGTACGTGCTGAGCAGCTTGGGGCTGACCGACTACCGCGTACGACTGGGCTTTCGCGACCCAGACAGCGGCAAGTACGTCGGCAAGGAAGCAGTCTGGGATCAGGCCGAAGAAGCGTTGGTGCGGGTCTGTAAAAACATGGGCATCACCGCAACTGCCGAAGCGGGCGAAGCCGCGTTTTACGGTCCCAAGGCCGACTTCGTGGTTAACGACTGTCTAGGCCGAGAATGGCAACTGGGGACCGTTCAGCTCGACTACAATCTTCCCAGTGCGGAACGATTCGACCTGGAATACATCGGAAAAGACAACCAGCCACACCGACCGGTCATGATCCACCGCGCCCCGTTTGGGTCGTTGGAACGCTTCATGGGCGTGCTGATCGAACACTTCGCCGGAGCATTTCCGCTATGGCTGGCTCCGGAACAAATTCGTATCTTGACCGTCAGTCAGAAGTTCGACGAGTACGCGTTGAAGGTCGAAAAAGAGCTTCAAACCGCCGGCTTCCGCGTCAGTGGCGACTACCGACCTGAAAAGATCGGTGCCAAGATCCGCGCCGCCCAGTTGGAATTGATCCCTTACATGTTCATCATCGGGGGTCGCGAGATGGATGAAGAAGCCGTCTCGGTACGCGACCGCATCGACGGCGACCTGGGGTCGATGAAGATCCAGCAAGCGATCGACAAGCTTAAGGAAGAAGTCGCTAATCGCGTGGTTCGCCAAGTCTTCAAAGGCTCGGCCGGCCTGGGCACTTCCGGCACTGCTACCACCAGCGAAGGCTATTAA